A part of Bacteroidota bacterium genomic DNA contains:
- a CDS encoding response regulator, with protein MEDTISNLQNKIAILEKEVQTLQNQCKTLQSEKETAIVQSKQKTLFLANISHEIRTPLNTILGFSDLLSKDNISPDDRKEFSVCINEDGKMLSKLINDIIDIAKIESGQFEVKEKICDLNKTLKEIYSTFQKNLPKLKKENIVIKLNIPNRNTIISIDTQRIRQIVFNLITNALKFTNDGSIEFGYSFDVLQEGEKQKIAINFFVKDTGIGIPEHVGNKIFENFSQVKPTSSKEFGGTGLGLSIARRIVKLLGGNIWYESKINEGTIFYFSIPYNPVLKETSKNISKQKIESFDYKGKTILVAEDEEANYFLLKSIFQRVKAEVVWARDGQEAIDIFNSETKFDMIIMDIQMPNVSGSEATNVIKNKDDTVPIIALTAYAPLEYEDDLLKVKYDGFYTKPITPIKFLNYINEYF; from the coding sequence ATGGAAGATACGATTTCTAATTTACAAAATAAAATTGCAATCTTAGAAAAGGAGGTGCAAACTTTACAAAATCAGTGCAAAACTCTGCAATCTGAAAAGGAAACTGCAATTGTCCAAAGTAAACAAAAGACACTTTTTTTGGCAAACATTTCTCATGAAATTAGAACTCCTTTAAATACTATTTTAGGATTTTCCGATCTTTTGTCAAAAGACAATATTTCTCCCGACGATCGAAAAGAATTTTCTGTTTGTATAAACGAAGATGGGAAAATGCTATCAAAATTGATCAATGACATAATTGATATTGCAAAAATAGAATCAGGTCAATTTGAGGTGAAGGAAAAGATTTGCGATTTAAATAAAACTTTAAAGGAGATTTATTCAACTTTTCAAAAAAACTTGCCGAAACTCAAAAAGGAAAATATTGTAATAAAACTGAACATCCCGAATAGAAATACAATAATTAGTATTGATACTCAGCGTATTAGACAAATTGTTTTTAATTTAATAACTAATGCTTTAAAATTTACAAACGATGGAAGCATAGAGTTTGGATATTCTTTCGATGTGCTTCAAGAAGGTGAAAAACAAAAAATTGCTATTAATTTTTTTGTGAAAGACACCGGTATTGGAATTCCTGAGCATGTAGGCAATAAAATTTTCGAAAACTTTAGTCAGGTTAAACCAACATCGTCAAAAGAATTTGGCGGAACAGGCTTGGGTTTGTCAATTGCACGCCGCATAGTTAAATTGCTTGGGGGAAATATTTGGTACGAATCAAAAATAAATGAGGGAACAATATTTTACTTTTCGATTCCTTATAATCCAGTATTGAAAGAGACTTCAAAAAATATTTCTAAACAAAAAATCGAATCTTTCGACTATAAAGGAAAAACAATATTGGTTGCTGAAGATGAGGAGGCAAATTACTTCCTGTTAAAGTCTATATTTCAGAGAGTTAAAGCAGAAGTAGTATGGGCAAGAGATGGACAAGAAGCTATTGATATTTTTAATAGCGAAACAAAATTTGATATGATTATTATGGATATTCAAATGCCAAATGTAAGTGGATCTGAAGCTACAAATGTAATTAAAAACAAGGATGACACTGTGCCAATTATTGCGCTAACTGCCTATGCACCTTTAGAATATGAAGATGATTTGTTGAAGGTGAAATATGACGGATTTTATACAAAACCAATAACTCCTATTAAATTTTTGAATTATATAAACGAGTATTTCTGA
- a CDS encoding LruC domain-containing protein, which yields MNVIIDVDLNIDGTVYVLSTESDDIVYLVASSVNKQLNAKINVNNSVTELKIRFNGEDKVLSIENETVSCSFANTTKSAMADSDGDGVDDLDDDYPADITRAYDNFWPASNYGTLAFEDMWPHEGDFDYNDLVVGFQYQTVTNGSNQVVEIFCYFDVRAIGGMYRNGFGVQFADIDPTDVTSVAGYDMGVSENYVSLHANGYEDGHTGELVVLAFEDAWEILVKGDTTFGVNVEPLQNDPVESDTITVTITMANTNYTYPGNFDAEDSNPFILANINVYDPTDANLRREIHLKDEAPTDLMVTDTLFGDFHDTSVVANGEYYYSIAYHAPWALMMHDVVLDFDWTIEGDSSIARGYLKFTSWANSDGLSDTDWWSGTGGLYRDEAYIW from the coding sequence ATGAATGTAATAATTGATGTTGATTTGAATATTGATGGAACTGTGTATGTTTTATCAACTGAAAGTGATGACATTGTTTATCTTGTAGCAAGTTCAGTTAATAAGCAATTAAATGCCAAGATCAATGTAAATAATTCAGTTACTGAATTAAAGATTAGATTCAATGGAGAAGACAAAGTTCTTTCTATTGAAAATGAAACTGTTTCGTGTTCTTTTGCAAACACCACTAAGTCGGCAATGGCTGATAGTGATGGTGATGGTGTGGATGATCTTGACGATGACTATCCAGCTGATATAACAAGAGCATATGATAACTTTTGGCCAGCAAGTAACTATGGAACTTTAGCCTTCGAAGATATGTGGCCACACGAAGGAGATTTCGATTATAATGATTTAGTTGTTGGATTTCAGTATCAAACTGTTACAAATGGTTCAAACCAAGTTGTTGAGATATTCTGTTACTTCGATGTTCGTGCAATTGGAGGTATGTACAGAAACGGATTTGGTGTTCAATTTGCTGACATAGATCCAACCGATGTTACTTCAGTAGCTGGTTACGATATGGGAGTTAGCGAAAATTATGTTTCTTTACATGCAAATGGATATGAAGATGGTCATACAGGCGAATTGGTAGTTCTTGCCTTTGAAGATGCATGGGAGATTCTAGTAAAAGGAGATACTACTTTTGGTGTAAATGTTGAACCTCTGCAAAATGATCCTGTTGAATCTGATACAATTACTGTTACAATTACTATGGCAAACACAAATTATACTTATCCAGGTAATTTTGACGCAGAAGATTCTAATCCTTTTATTTTGGCTAATATCAATGTTTATGATCCAACTGACGCAAATTTAAGAAGAGAAATTCACCTAAAAGATGAAGCTCCGACTGATTTGATGGTAACTGATACATTGTTTGGAGATTTTCATGACACTTCAGTTGTAGCCAATGGAGAATATTATTATTCAATTGCCTACCATGCACCATGGGCATTGATGATGCATGATGTTGTATTAGACTTTGATTGGACTATAGAAGGGGACTCTTCTATAGCACGTGGATATTTGAAATTTACTTCTTGGGCAAACTCTGACGGTCTGAGTGATACTGATTGGTGGTCCGGTACTGGTGGATTATACAGAGATGAAGCTTACATTTGGTAG
- a CDS encoding M1 family metallopeptidase yields the protein MKKRHVFVIVALLINTFLFAQKYNPLQKPNTYQNVDNPLYWKNRKPIEGYWQQDVHYKIKARLDEETDIVYGEEILKYTNNSPHELHHVFFHLYQQAFQPGSYADNQLKNVEYFRQYGSYEQQKLGCIIEFVKHDNKILKTEIDNTIIKVFLEKPLKSGETIEFNIKFKAYFEIDTEWRRMGVYKVQNFKHYNGGHWYPRIAVYDMKFGWATDQHFGKEFYGDFGTYDVELTLASNFIVEGTGFLTNRAEVLPDDLRKKLDILNFVNKPIGEAPSEIIPYEKGKVKTWIFHAENVHDFVWTADPTYRIDEKEWNGIKAIALVQEQNTANWTQAAKTAIDVIEMFSKKFGMYNYHKVIVADARQGMEYPMITLDSGSDPNHQLFAHEIGHQWFFGQVGSNETYRGFLDEGFTQFLTVWALQEFKNIGIETKNFNSDELKNKNFKEYTPRFEYVYERYLKKAIRNEEGTLNSHSDDFDSWPEYRVVYRKGATMLFNLQYVLGDSLFFESMNYYFEKWKFCHPYPEDFRKAIIEFTQVDLNWFFDEWLETSKIIDYAIKSVKRLKKNDNYIVKFKRIGEMQMPIDFSVIAKSDSTYNFHIPNTWFVKETDATVLPKWFGWRKIQPEYYAKITVPSGIKNIKIDPSLRLADINMLNNTKKFPIKYFWRTPYSNTDNWTKYMFYVSPDVWYNAIDGFRFGLNLHGDYMKYLHKVDFTIWYNSHLAIQKKLFDENLKYEKISYKLSYSTGLNKYLDQTTFNVNALYSEGLESYSISFIKKFNSKQKVYFLLKSMIREESQDIAYLIYPKDWGAGNYNNTVNFGFEINKKYKKSKLIYNFYFKTSALSSDYNFTFASFSTKYYKEIGKFDLSNRTFFQFGFGTNWAKESSLYLAGANPEQLTDNQFFRSVGYFAHDWYGFGDQTNHIHSGGGLNLRGYSGYFANYELSNGDIKQTYFGSTGASTSFELDFDKLIKSNSTIIRNFIKFDTYLFSDIGIINYNEPEEALKFADIRVDAGIGADLKFYSESSSAPLILRFDVPIFLNHPSYEDNDYITYRWLIGIGRAF from the coding sequence ATGAAAAAAAGACATGTATTTGTAATTGTAGCTTTATTGATAAATACATTTTTATTTGCTCAAAAATACAATCCACTTCAAAAACCAAATACATATCAAAATGTTGATAATCCGCTTTACTGGAAAAATAGGAAACCAATAGAAGGGTACTGGCAGCAGGATGTTCATTACAAAATTAAAGCAAGATTAGATGAAGAAACTGATATCGTTTATGGTGAAGAAATACTTAAATACACAAACAACTCACCACACGAATTGCATCATGTATTCTTTCATTTATATCAACAAGCTTTTCAACCTGGATCGTATGCCGACAATCAGTTGAAAAATGTTGAATATTTCAGACAATATGGAAGCTATGAACAACAAAAACTTGGTTGTATAATAGAATTTGTTAAACACGACAACAAAATTCTGAAAACAGAAATAGACAATACAATTATTAAAGTTTTCCTTGAAAAGCCATTAAAATCGGGTGAAACTATTGAATTCAATATCAAATTTAAAGCATATTTCGAAATAGATACGGAATGGCGAAGAATGGGAGTATATAAAGTTCAAAATTTTAAACATTACAATGGTGGTCATTGGTATCCACGGATTGCTGTATATGATATGAAATTTGGCTGGGCTACCGATCAACATTTTGGCAAAGAGTTTTACGGCGACTTCGGAACATACGATGTTGAACTAACTTTAGCAAGCAATTTTATTGTTGAAGGAACAGGTTTTTTGACCAATCGAGCAGAAGTTTTGCCCGACGATTTAAGAAAAAAATTAGATATTTTAAATTTTGTAAACAAGCCGATAGGCGAGGCACCATCAGAAATAATCCCATATGAAAAAGGAAAAGTGAAAACCTGGATTTTCCATGCTGAGAATGTTCACGATTTTGTGTGGACTGCCGACCCTACCTACAGAATTGATGAAAAAGAATGGAATGGTATAAAAGCCATTGCTTTGGTTCAGGAACAAAATACTGCAAATTGGACTCAAGCTGCAAAAACTGCTATTGACGTGATAGAAATGTTTTCAAAAAAATTTGGCATGTATAATTATCACAAAGTAATTGTTGCTGATGCGCGTCAAGGTATGGAATATCCTATGATTACATTGGATAGTGGTTCTGATCCTAATCATCAATTGTTTGCACACGAAATTGGCCATCAGTGGTTTTTTGGGCAAGTTGGCTCCAACGAAACCTATCGAGGATTTCTCGACGAAGGATTCACTCAGTTCTTAACAGTTTGGGCATTGCAAGAGTTTAAAAATATAGGGATTGAAACAAAAAACTTTAACAGTGATGAACTTAAAAATAAAAATTTCAAAGAATACACGCCTAGATTTGAGTATGTGTATGAAAGATATTTAAAAAAGGCAATAAGAAATGAGGAGGGCACTCTAAATTCTCATTCCGACGATTTTGACTCTTGGCCAGAATATCGCGTAGTTTATCGAAAAGGAGCAACAATGTTGTTCAATCTTCAATATGTTTTAGGTGATAGTTTGTTTTTTGAATCGATGAATTACTATTTCGAGAAATGGAAGTTTTGTCATCCATATCCAGAAGATTTCCGCAAGGCAATTATTGAATTCACACAAGTCGATTTAAATTGGTTTTTTGACGAATGGTTAGAAACTTCTAAAATTATTGATTATGCAATAAAATCTGTTAAAAGATTGAAAAAAAACGACAATTACATTGTGAAGTTTAAAAGAATTGGCGAAATGCAAATGCCAATAGACTTTTCTGTGATAGCAAAAAGCGACTCGACATATAATTTCCATATTCCAAATACATGGTTTGTGAAAGAAACAGATGCTACAGTTTTACCAAAATGGTTTGGTTGGAGAAAAATTCAACCAGAATATTATGCAAAAATTACAGTTCCATCTGGGATAAAAAATATTAAAATCGACCCAAGCTTAAGATTAGCAGATATCAATATGTTAAACAATACCAAAAAATTTCCAATTAAATATTTTTGGAGAACTCCATATAGCAATACAGATAATTGGACAAAATATATGTTTTATGTTTCCCCCGATGTTTGGTATAATGCAATAGATGGATTTCGCTTTGGGCTAAATTTGCATGGCGATTATATGAAATATTTACATAAAGTTGATTTCACAATTTGGTATAATTCTCATTTGGCTATACAAAAAAAACTATTCGATGAAAATCTGAAATACGAAAAAATTTCTTACAAACTTTCTTATTCCACCGGTTTAAACAAATATTTAGATCAAACTACTTTTAATGTAAATGCCTTATATTCTGAAGGTTTAGAAAGTTATTCTATTAGTTTTATTAAGAAATTTAATTCAAAGCAAAAGGTCTATTTCCTTTTAAAATCTATGATTCGAGAAGAATCTCAAGATATTGCATATCTGATTTATCCGAAAGATTGGGGGGCAGGAAATTATAACAATACTGTGAATTTTGGTTTTGAAATAAATAAAAAATACAAGAAAAGTAAATTAATCTATAATTTCTATTTTAAAACTTCAGCATTAAGTAGCGACTACAATTTTACTTTTGCTTCATTTTCAACTAAATATTATAAAGAAATAGGAAAGTTTGATTTGTCGAATCGAACATTTTTTCAATTTGGATTTGGAACGAATTGGGCAAAAGAGTCTTCTTTATATCTTGCAGGTGCCAATCCGGAACAATTGACAGATAATCAATTTTTCAGATCAGTAGGCTATTTCGCTCACGATTGGTATGGCTTCGGAGATCAGACAAATCATATTCATAGTGGAGGTGGCTTAAACCTTCGTGGGTACTCTGGCTATTTTGCAAACTATGAATTAAGTAATGGAGATATTAAGCAAACATATTTTGGTTCAACTGGGGCTTCCACAAGTTTTGAATTAGATTTTGATAAATTAATTAAATCTAATTCAACCATTATTAGAAATTTTATAAAATTCGATACTTATCTGTTTTCCGACATAGGAATCATTAACTATAATGAGCCAGAAGAGGCTCTAAAATTTGCTGATATTAGAGTAGATGCAGGAATTGGAGCCGATTTGAAATTTTATTCAGAGTCAAGTTCAGCTCCGTTAATTCTACGTTTTGATGTTCCAATATTTTTGAACCACCCTTCGTATGAAGATAATGATTATATAACATACCGTTGGCTAATCGGTATTGGACGAGCATTTTAA
- a CDS encoding DUF1987 domain-containing protein, whose product MEQISLIGTPKTPSIKFDAKLGLVEIKGRSIPENSIEFYNPLIDWLDRYAKNPQDETNVNIQLEYFNTSSSKCILDVFKKLESIFNNGKSVCINWHYEEDDEDMLEAGDDYQSIIKIPFKMIEIEI is encoded by the coding sequence ATGGAGCAAATTTCATTAATCGGTACACCTAAAACACCAAGTATTAAATTCGATGCCAAATTAGGCTTGGTGGAAATAAAAGGTAGATCTATACCGGAAAATTCGATTGAATTCTATAACCCATTGATTGATTGGCTTGACCGGTATGCAAAAAATCCACAAGATGAAACCAATGTAAATATCCAATTGGAATATTTTAATACAAGTTCATCGAAATGTATTCTGGATGTATTTAAAAAATTAGAGTCGATTTTTAATAATGGCAAAAGTGTATGTATAAATTGGCATTACGAAGAAGATGATGAAGACATGCTTGAAGCTGGCGATGATTATCAATCAATTATTAAAATTCCATTTAAAATGATTGAAATAGAAATATAA
- a CDS encoding FecR family protein, protein MENFKDSDIIIRFLAQETTDSENSKVLDWKKQNKANEDFFEGVKKIWDNPDIQKYNKKESINEIWDKFNVNLKKTESKTQNHTSHANNEEFVSWKFYFFRIAAVFVLGIGIWHFLKDDIATNNRITVIENSSEITKEVVLPDSSVVFLNSKSKIEYQNDFSKMRKVHLNGEAFFDIKKGVKTFQVQLSNAIIEVHGTSFSINSFEEKDEIEVIVATGNVLFLDKKDDLNTQKVYLQFGEKASLKKSINVIEKSINEDKNFLSWKTKKFVFEKASINKIVDDLEKAYKKEIIVNQDINDKFLLSARFSEQSLDNIINILNREFSKINENYSNIFSFR, encoded by the coding sequence TTGGAAAATTTTAAGGATAGTGATATAATAATTAGATTTCTGGCTCAAGAAACCACTGATTCTGAGAACAGTAAAGTATTAGATTGGAAAAAACAAAATAAAGCAAACGAGGATTTTTTCGAAGGAGTAAAAAAAATATGGGATAATCCTGACATTCAGAAATATAATAAAAAAGAATCAATAAATGAAATTTGGGACAAGTTTAATGTAAATCTCAAAAAAACTGAATCAAAAACTCAAAACCATACTTCTCATGCAAATAATGAAGAATTTGTATCATGGAAATTCTATTTTTTCAGAATAGCAGCGGTATTTGTTTTAGGAATTGGAATTTGGCATTTTCTGAAAGACGACATTGCAACAAACAATAGAATTACGGTGATAGAAAACAGTAGCGAAATAACTAAAGAGGTTGTTTTGCCCGATAGTTCTGTAGTTTTTCTAAATTCAAAGTCCAAAATTGAATATCAGAATGATTTTTCTAAAATGCGGAAAGTTCATTTAAATGGCGAAGCTTTTTTCGATATAAAAAAAGGCGTAAAAACATTTCAAGTTCAATTGTCGAATGCAATTATTGAAGTGCATGGAACTTCTTTTAGCATAAATTCCTTTGAAGAAAAAGACGAGATTGAAGTAATTGTTGCTACCGGAAATGTATTATTTCTTGATAAAAAAGACGATTTAAATACTCAAAAAGTTTATCTGCAATTTGGCGAAAAAGCTAGCTTGAAAAAGTCTATAAATGTGATAGAAAAGAGCATAAACGAAGACAAAAACTTCTTATCGTGGAAAACCAAAAAATTTGTTTTCGAAAAAGCTTCAATTAATAAAATTGTAGATGATCTTGAAAAAGCATATAAAAAAGAAATAATAGTTAATCAGGACATTAATGACAAATTTCTTCTTTCAGCACGATTTTCTGAACAATCTTTAGATAATATTATCAATATTTTGAATAGAGAATTTTCAAAAATTAATGAGAATTATTCAAACATTTTTTCATTTCGATAA
- the nifJ gene encoding pyruvate:ferredoxin (flavodoxin) oxidoreductase: MANKKNFITCDGNYAASYIGYMFSEVAAIYPITPSSNMAENIDEWAAAGKENMFGETVLVSELQSEGGASGAVHGSLQAGALTSTYTASQGLLLMIPNMYKISGELLPAVFHVSARSLASQALSIFGDHSDVMAARNTGFAMLATGSVQQIMDIAGLAHIAAIKSRIPFLHFFDGFRTSHEVQKIEALSIEDLKQFVDFEALQKFRDNSLNPDNPVTRGTAQNPDIYFQAREAISKFYDPIPDMIEELMQEITKMTGRPYHIFNYFGAEDAENIIIAMGSVTQTIKEVVEYMNQNGEKVGVIVVHLYRPFSEKHLMQALPKTVKKIAVLDRTKEPGANGEPLYLDIRDIFYNKENAPIIVGGRYGLSSKDTVSSDIVSVYNNLKLDNPKNHFTISIVDDVKMSSLPILPDVITVPEGTFEAKFYGLGSDGTVGANKNSIKIIGDSTDKYVQAYFAYDSKKSGGITTSHLRFGNKIIRSTYLVNNPDFVACHVPAYIYKYDMLKGMKENGVFLLNSIWDIEETKDRLPVHMKKFMAEKNISFYIINATKIASEIGLGERTNTIMQSAFFKVSNVISYESAVAEMKGAIEKSYGLKGEHIVKMNYAAVDKGGDVVKIEIPEDWKNLEDKEEIDKRNIPDFIRNIMEPINSLKGDSLPVSAFNGREDGTFPAGTTQYEKRGIAVNVPEWISENCIQCNQCAYVCPHAVIRPFLLTDEELKNAPENTETLKGMGATKEYQFRIQVSVLDCTGCNNCVEVCPGNKKGKALEMKPLGTQDSEIERWEYMHHKVGYKDEVVPKEKNVKNSQFAQPLFEFSGACAGCGETPYVKTITQLYGDRMTIANATGCSSIYGGSAPSTPYCTNSKGQGPAWANSLFEDNAEYGYGMSLASDKLRERIEMKMKKALNNGISEELKEAFTSWIENKNNAANSKLASAQVVSILENENSTISKEILALKQYLVKRSTWIFGGDGWAYDIGYGGLDHVLASGADVNILVLDTEVYSNTGGQASKSTPVGAVAKFAASGKKIRKKDLGMMAISYGYVYVTQIAMGANQNQCLKAIKEAEAYPGPSLIIAYSPCIAHGLKGGMTRTQSEEKRAVEAGYWTNYRYNPEMEKEGKNPFILDSKPPNWSKFQDFLAGEVRYTSLQKAFPKEAEELFKAAEENAKFRHKNYERFSKMDFSE, from the coding sequence ATGGCAAATAAAAAGAATTTTATAACATGCGATGGTAACTATGCTGCCTCGTATATTGGATATATGTTTAGCGAAGTTGCTGCAATTTATCCTATTACACCTTCCTCAAATATGGCAGAAAATATTGATGAGTGGGCAGCCGCAGGGAAAGAAAATATGTTTGGTGAAACCGTTTTAGTTTCTGAATTACAGTCGGAAGGCGGTGCATCGGGAGCAGTTCACGGCTCATTGCAGGCAGGTGCTCTCACCAGTACATATACTGCTTCGCAAGGATTATTGCTGATGATACCCAACATGTATAAAATTTCCGGCGAACTGCTTCCAGCAGTTTTTCACGTAAGTGCAAGAAGTTTGGCATCGCAGGCATTGTCAATTTTTGGAGATCATAGCGATGTTATGGCTGCCAGAAACACAGGTTTTGCAATGCTCGCTACAGGAAGCGTGCAGCAAATAATGGATATTGCAGGATTGGCTCATATTGCAGCAATAAAATCCAGAATACCTTTCCTTCACTTTTTCGATGGTTTCAGAACCTCGCACGAAGTACAGAAAATTGAAGCGCTATCAATAGAAGATTTAAAACAATTTGTAGATTTCGAAGCTCTTCAAAAATTCCGAGATAACTCTCTAAATCCAGATAATCCTGTTACTCGTGGTACTGCTCAAAATCCTGATATATATTTTCAGGCAAGAGAAGCAATTTCAAAATTTTACGATCCAATTCCTGATATGATTGAAGAACTTATGCAGGAAATTACAAAAATGACAGGTCGTCCATATCACATTTTCAATTATTTCGGTGCAGAAGATGCTGAAAATATCATTATTGCAATGGGATCGGTTACCCAAACAATAAAAGAAGTAGTTGAATATATGAATCAAAATGGCGAAAAAGTCGGTGTAATTGTAGTTCACCTATATCGCCCCTTCTCTGAAAAACATTTGATGCAGGCACTTCCAAAAACTGTAAAAAAGATAGCTGTACTTGACAGAACAAAAGAGCCTGGTGCAAATGGCGAACCTTTGTATCTTGACATACGCGATATTTTTTACAATAAAGAAAATGCTCCTATAATAGTCGGTGGAAGATATGGTCTTAGTTCGAAAGACACTGTATCATCTGATATTGTTTCAGTTTATAATAATTTGAAATTAGATAATCCAAAAAACCATTTCACTATTAGCATAGTCGATGATGTTAAGATGTCATCATTGCCAATTCTTCCAGATGTGATAACCGTTCCGGAAGGAACATTCGAAGCAAAATTCTATGGATTAGGTTCTGACGGAACAGTTGGAGCTAACAAAAACTCTATAAAAATTATTGGTGATTCTACTGATAAATATGTTCAGGCTTATTTTGCTTACGATTCTAAAAAATCTGGAGGAATAACAACATCTCACCTTCGATTTGGCAATAAAATTATTCGATCGACTTATCTTGTAAATAATCCCGATTTTGTTGCTTGCCATGTTCCAGCATATATCTACAAATATGATATGCTAAAAGGTATGAAAGAAAATGGAGTATTTCTACTTAATAGCATTTGGGACATTGAAGAAACAAAAGACAGGCTGCCAGTACATATGAAGAAATTCATGGCTGAAAAAAATATTTCTTTCTACATAATTAATGCTACAAAAATTGCAAGTGAAATAGGTCTTGGCGAAAGAACAAATACAATTATGCAATCTGCTTTTTTCAAGGTTTCAAATGTAATTTCGTACGAATCGGCAGTAGCCGAAATGAAAGGAGCTATTGAAAAATCGTATGGTTTGAAAGGTGAGCATATAGTGAAAATGAATTATGCAGCTGTTGACAAAGGAGGCGATGTTGTAAAAATAGAAATACCTGAAGATTGGAAAAATCTTGAAGACAAAGAAGAAATTGACAAGAGAAATATTCCAGATTTCATCAGGAATATTATGGAACCTATCAATAGTCTGAAAGGAGATTCCTTGCCGGTTAGTGCATTCAATGGTAGAGAAGATGGAACATTTCCTGCTGGAACAACACAGTATGAAAAACGTGGAATAGCAGTGAATGTACCTGAATGGATAAGCGAAAATTGCATTCAATGTAACCAATGTGCCTATGTATGTCCTCATGCTGTAATCAGACCATTTTTACTTACAGACGAAGAACTTAAAAATGCTCCTGAAAATACTGAAACTTTAAAAGGTATGGGAGCTACAAAAGAGTATCAATTCAGAATTCAAGTTAGTGTTCTCGATTGTACAGGATGTAATAACTGCGTTGAAGTTTGTCCTGGAAATAAAAAAGGAAAAGCTCTTGAAATGAAGCCACTTGGAACACAAGATTCCGAAATCGAAAGATGGGAATATATGCACCACAAAGTTGGATATAAAGATGAAGTTGTACCAAAAGAGAAAAATGTAAAAAATAGCCAATTTGCACAACCGCTATTTGAATTTTCAGGAGCTTGTGCAGGCTGCGGTGAAACTCCTTACGTAAAAACTATTACCCAATTATATGGCGATAGAATGACAATTGCAAATGCAACAGGTTGTTCGTCAATTTATGGAGGATCTGCTCCTTCAACACCATATTGTACAAATAGCAAAGGACAAGGTCCTGCTTGGGCAAACTCTCTTTTCGAAGACAATGCAGAATATGGCTATGGAATGTCTCTCGCAAGCGACAAACTACGCGAAAGAATTGAAATGAAAATGAAAAAAGCCTTAAATAATGGCATTTCAGAAGAGCTAAAAGAAGCTTTCACGAGTTGGATTGAAAATAAAAACAATGCAGCAAATTCTAAATTAGCTTCTGCACAAGTTGTTTCAATCTTAGAAAATGAAAATAGCACAATCAGTAAAGAAATTCTTGCCTTGAAACAATACCTTGTGAAAAGATCGACATGGATTTTTGGTGGCGATGGTTGGGCATATGATATTGGATACGGCGGATTAGACCATGTTTTAGCATCTGGAGCAGATGTAAATATTTTAGTTCTAGATACAGAGGTATATTCAAATACAGGCGGACAAGCTTCTAAATCAACACCAGTTGGAGCAGTTGCAAAATTCGCAGCCTCAGGAAAGAAAATCAGGAAAAAAGACCTTGGAATGATGGCAATATCTTATGGTTATGTATATGTAACTCAAATAGCTATGGGTGCCAATCAAAACCAATGTTTGAAAGCAATAAAAGAAGCTGAAGCATATCCGGGACCATCATTGATAATTGCATATTCTCCTTGTATTGCTCATGGTTTGAAAGGTGGAATGACACGAACACAAAGCGAAGAAAAAAGAGCAGTTGAAGCTGGATATTGGACTAATTACCGATATAATCCTGAAATGGAAAAAGAAGGAAAAAATCCATTCATCCTCGATTCTAAACCACCCAATTGGAGTAAATTCCAAGATTTTCTGGCTGGTGAAGTAAGATATACATCATTGCAAAAAGCTTTCCCGAAAGAGGCAGAAGAATTATTCAAAGCTGCCGAGGAGAATGCGAAATTTAGGCATAAAAATTATGAAAGGTTCAGCAAAATGGACTTTTCAGAATAA